Within the Streptomyces sp. R41 genome, the region GCCAGGTGTCCGTGTCGTCCCGGGAGTGCCTGGGCGCCACCAAATGCGCCTACGGAGCGGAGTGCTTCGCCGAGATGGCCCGCGAGCGCGCCAAGCTCGCCGAGGTCGTCGTCACCAATCACGCGCTGCTCGCGATCGACGCGATCGAGGGCGCGCCGGTCCTTCCGCAGCACGAAGTGCTGATCGTCGACGAGGCCCATGAGCTGGTCTCCCGGGTCACCGGCGTCGCGACCGGCGAGCTCACCCCCGGGCAGGTCAACCGCGCCGTACGACGCGCCGCGAAACTCGTCAACGAGAAGGCCGCCGACCAGCTCCAGACCGCCGCCGAGGGCTTCGAGCGCCTCATGGAGCTGGCGCTGCCGGGACGGCTGGAGGAGATCCCCGAGGACCTCGGGTACGCCCTGATGGCGCTGCGCGACGCCGCCCGTACGGTGATTTCGGCGCTCGGCTCCACGCGCGACAAGTCCGTCCAGGACGAGGACGCGGTACGCAAGCAGGCCCTGGCCTCCGTGGAGACCGTGCACGACGTGGCGGAGCGCATCACCAACGGCTCCGAGTGGGACGTCGTCTGGTACGAGCGCCACGACCGCTTCGGCGCATCGCTCCGCGTCGCTCCGATGAACGTGTCCGGGCTCCTCAGGGAGAAGCTTTTCGCAGACCGCTCCGTCGTCCTGACCTCCGCGACGCTGAAGCTCGGTGGCGACTTCAACGGCGTGGGAGCGTCGCTGGGGCTCGCCCCTGAGGGTACGGAGGGCGAGGAACTTCCGCAGTGGAAGGGCGTAGACGTCGGTTCGCCCTTCGACTACCCCAAGCAGGGCATTCTCTACGTCGCCAAGCACCTGTCGCGCCCCGCGCGGGACGGCGACCGTGGAGACATGCTGGACGAGCTCACCGAGCTGATCCGGGCCGCTGGTGGTCGCACGCTGGGACTGTTCTCATCGATGCGGGCCGCCCAGCTCGCGGCGGAGGAGCTGCGCACGCGCATTCCCGAGTACCCGATCCTGCTGCAGGGCGAGGAGACGCTCGGCGAGCTGATCAAGAACTTCGCGGCCGACCCCAAGACCTGCCTCTTCGGCACGCTCTCGCTCTGGCAGGGCGTGGACGTCCCGGGCTCCAGCTGCCAGCTGGTCGTCATGGACAAGATCCCCTTCCCGCGCCCCGACGACCCACTGATGAGCGCCCGCCAGAAGGCGGTCGAGGACAACGGCGGCAACGGCTTCATGGCGGTCGCCGCCACCCACGCCGCCCTTCTGATGGCCCAGGGCGCCGGCCGCCTCGTACGAGCCTCGGGTGACCGGGGCGTGGTCGCCGTACTCGACCAGCGCCTGGCCACGGCCCGCTACGGCAGTTACCTCAAGGCATCACTGCCCGACTTCTGGTACACGACGGATGGCAACCAGGTCCGTAGGTCACTCGCGGCGATCGATGAGGCGGCGAGGAAGGCGGAGGAGGCGTAGCCCCTGGGCGGCGGCCCGCGGGGGTGGCTTGGCCTGGGCCGCGGTGCGCCGGCCGCGTTTCGCCCGCAGTGCGCGGTCAGTCGTGCGCGGGCCGGGAGCGAGGTGTTGAGCCCCGGGCGACCGGGGCCAGGCGCGCCGCAAGCGAGCACGTAGGTAGGCCTGCACCGAAACGAACCGTAGCCCCGGGCAGTAGACCACCGCGCACCCAAATCTCCAGTCGGGTACCGCGCCGCCCGCCCGCCCGGCCGTCGACCGAAACGAACCGCAGCCTCCGGCCGAACAGCAGGCCGCCCGCCCAACCCCGTCTGGGAAGCGCACCGCAGGCCCAGATCGCCGACCCAGGAAGGACACGCCACGCGAGGCCCCAACCCGGGAAGCAAAACCCCACGCGAGGCCCCCAGCCCGGGAAGCGCACCTCCACGCAAAGCCCTGGCCCAGGAAATGCACGCCCACCCAGGGCCCCCGTCCCGGGAAGCCCACTTCCCCGCCAAGGCCCCCGGCCAGAAAAACGCAGGACCCCGGAACCGGCGCAGTTGGTCCCGGGGCCCGGTCAGGGGCGGGGCGGTGCGTCCCGCCCGTCGCAGGTTGTTATACCCGACGCAGCACTGCCACGACCTTGCCGAGGATGGTCGCCTCGTCGCCGGGAATCGGCTGGTACGCGGAGTTGTGCGGCAGTAGCCACACGTGCCCGTCCTCGCGCTTGAAGCGCTTCACCGTGGCTTCGCCGTCGAGCATCGCGGCCACGATGTCGCCGTTCTCCGCGACCGGCTGGCGGCGGACCGTCACCCAGTCCCCGTCGCAGATGGCGGCCTCGATCATCGAGTCGCCGACGACCTTCAGGACGAACAGCTCGCCGTCACCGACCAGCTGGCGGGGGAGGGGGAAGACGTCCTCGACGGACTCCTCGGCGAGGATCGGGCCACCGGCGGCGATTCGGCCGACGAGCGGGACGTACGACGCGGCCGGCTTGCCCGCCGTGTCGGTGGGCTGCACCGAGGACTGGTCGGAGCCCCGGACTTCGTACGCGCGCGGGCGGTGCGGGTCGCGGCGCAGGAAGCCCTTGCGCTCCAGCGCCATCAGCTGATGCGCGACCGAGGAGGTGCTGGAGAGGCCGACCGCCTGTCCGATCTCCCGCATCGACGGCGGGTAGCCGCGTCGCTGCACCGAGTCCCTGATCACCTCGATCACCCGGCGCTGCCGGTCCGTGAGTCCGGAGCTGTCCGCCCGGATGCCTGGAGGTCGGCCAGGCAGGGAGCGCTTGGGTCCCTCATGATTCACGGCTTCGTTCATCGCATGCACCGGCTCGAGTCGGCCCTGGGAGCGGTCCTGGGCAGTGATGGTGGCACTGTCTGCGGTGGTGGTCACGTCGGCCCCTCTCGATGGTCTCCCTGCTGGACAACGGTAGTTGCTTTCGAAAGGTTGCGCCAAACACACGTTCGAGTGAAAAAACGCGGATTGCCTGACGTGATCATGTGTCTGGGTGTATGGCTATCGCTGCACCTGGCGGACAAAAGGGCCTATTGCTGTACTCTTCACCGCCGGGGCGATGACCGTGCCGACAGATGTGGGCCGAGACCCAGTCTGCCATCCAGCACCCCGTCAACCGGGTACCGACCCCCTATCTGCACGGCCACCACGGTATCTCCGTGTGTCCGGGATCGGTATGGCCGTGCGGCACATGCCAATACGTGTGCGACACGCGCTTCGTGGGCCAATTTGCGCGCCGATCCCCACATCTAGTGGTTGGATTGCAGTAGCAGCCCAAGTGTTGTGGTCCCCCGGGTCTTCAGGCCCTCGGCCATCGCCTATGCTTGGGGCTGCTTCGAGGGGCCCAAGAGGTCTCGCGAGGCCTATGAGTCGTGCTGTGAAGGAGGGTTGGAGTCATGCACTGCCCCTTCTGCAGGCACCCCGACAGCCGCGTCGTCGACAGTCGTACGACCGATGACGGCACGTCGATCCGCAGGCGCCGCCAGTGCCCCGACTGCTCCCGTCGTTTCACGACCGTGGAGACGTGCTCGCTGATGGTGGTCAAGCGCTCCGGCGTGACCGAGCCCTTCAGTCGTATCAAGGTCATCAACGGCGTGCGCAAGGCATGTCAGGGGCGGCCTGTCACCGAGGACGCACTCGCCCAGCTCGGCCAGCGGGTCGAGGAGGCGGTGCGGGCCACCGGAAGCGCCGAACTGACCACCCACGACGTGGGGCTGGCCATACTCGGCCCGTTGCAGGAACTCGACCTCGTCGCCTATCTGCGGTTCGCGTCCGTGTACCGGGCGTTCGACTCGCTCGAGGACTTCGAGGCCGCCATCGCGGAACTCAGGGAAGAGACGAGGCAGCGGGCCACCGCGGATGATGCGGACGACGAAGACGCCGCCGCGGAGCGCCCGGAAAGCGACCGCGGGTCCGGAGAGGCCGTCCAGGTCCCCGTGCCCGCCAGCGCCGCCGACTGAGGGGAAGGCCGACTCGGGTCGGCTCATCGGCGGCGACCACAGACCTGCTGCGGGCGGCCGCGCATGCGACGCGCGCAGCACCAGACACACACCGTGCCACGGGAAGAACGGGGCACTTCAGGGCGTTTTAGCCCGATACAGGGAGGCGGCATGACAGAGACGGCGAGCGGTCCGGCACGAGGTTCCCGCGCCAAGGGCACCAAGGCCAGCAAGGGGTTGCGCATCGAGCGCATCCACACCACCCCCGGCGTGCACCCGTACGACGAGGTGGAGTGGGAACGCCGTGACGTCGTCATGACCAACTGGCGCGACGGCTCGGTCAACTTCGAGCAGCGTGGCGTCGAGTTCCCCGGCTTCTGGTCGGTGAACGCGGTCAACATCGTCACCAGCAAGTACTTCCGCGGTGCCGTCGGCACCCCGCAGCGCGAGGTGAGCCTCAAGCAGCTCATCGACCGGATTGTGAAGACGTACCGGAAGGCCGGTGAGGACTACAAGTACTTCGCCTCGCCCGCCGACGCCGAGATCTTCGAGCACGAGCTGGCGTACGCCCTCCTGCACCAGATCTTCAGCTTCAACTCCCCGGTGTGGTTCAACGTCGGCACGCCCCAGCCCCAGCAGGTCTCCGCCTGCTTCATCCTGTCCGTCGACGACTCCATGGAGTCGATCCTCGACTGGTACAAGGAAGAGGGCATGATCTTCAAGGGCGGCTCCGGCGCCGGCCTGAACCTCTCCCGCATCCGCTCCTCCAAGGAGCTCCTCTCCTCGGGCGGCAACGCCTCGGGTCCCGTCTCCTTCATGCGCGGTGCCGACGCCTCCGCAGGAACGATCAAGTCGGGTGGCGCCACGCGCCGCGCGGCCAAGATGGTCATCCTCGACGTCGACCACCCCGACATCGAGAACTTCATCGAGACCAAGGTCAAGGAGGAGGAGAAGATCCGCGCCCTGCGAGACGCGGGCTTCGACATGGACCTGGGCGGCGACGACATCACGTCCGTCCAGTACCAGAACGCCAACAACTCGGTCCGTGTGAACGACACGTTCATGAAGGCCGTCGAGTCGGGCGGCAAGTTCGGCCTGACGTCCCGCATGACCGGCGAGGTCATCGAGGAGGTCGACGCCAAGCAGCTCTTCCGCAAGATGGCCGAGGCCGCCTGGGCCTGCGCCGACCCGGGCATCCAGTACGACGACACGATCAACAACTGGCACACGTGCCCGGAGTCCGGTCGTATCAACGGCTCGAACCCGTGCAGCGAGTACATGCACCTGGACAACACGTCCTGCAACCTCGCCTCGCTGAACCTGATGAAGTTCCTCAAGGACGACAACAAGGGCCGCCAGTCCTTCGACGTCGAGCGCTTCTCGAAGGTCGTCGAGCTGGTCATCACCGCGATGGACATCTCCATCTGCTTCGCGGACTTCCCGACCCAGAAGATCGGCGAGAACACCCGCGCCTTCCGTCAGCTGGGCATCGGTTACGCCAACCTCGGCGCCCTCCTGATGGCGACCGGCCACGCGTACGACTCCGACGGCGGCCGTGCCCTGGCCGGTGCGATCACCTCGCTGATGACCGGCACCTCGTACAAGCGCTCCGCCGAGCTCGCCGCGGTGGTCGGCCCGTACGACGGCTACGCCCGCAACGCGCAGCCGCACCAGCGCGTCATGAAGCAGCACTCCGACGCCAACGCCGAGGCCGTCCGCATGGACGACCTGGACACGCCGATCTGGGCCGCCGCCACGGAGGCCTGGCAGGACGTGCTCCGCCTCGGCGAGAAGAACGGCTTCCGCAACGCGCAGGCTTCGGTCATCGCGCCCACCGGCACCATCGGTCTCGCGATGTCCTGCGACACCACCGGTCTTGAGCCCGACCTCGCGCTGGTCAAGTTCAAGAAGCTGGTCGGCGGCGGTTCGATGCAGATCGTCAACGGCACCGTTCCGCAGGCGCTGCGCCGCCTGGGCTACCAGGAGGAGCAGATCGAGGCGATCGTCGCCCACATCGCCGACAACGGCAATGTGATCGACGCTCCGGGCCTCAAGCACGAGCACTACGAGGTCTTCGACTGCGCCATGGGCGAGCGCTCCATCTCCGCGATGGGCCACGTCCGCATGATGGCCGCGATCCAGCCGTGGATCTCCGGCGCGCTCTCCAAGACGGTCAACCTGCCGGAGACGGCGACCGTCGAGGATGTCGAAGAGGTCTACTTCGAGGCGTGGAAGATGGGCGTCAAGGCGCTCGCGATCTACCGCGACAACTGCAAGGTCGGCCAGCCCCTCTCCGCGAAGACCAAGGAGAAGGAGAAGGTCGAGGTCACGGCCAAGGCCGAGGAGACCATCCGTACCGCGGTCGAGAAGGTCGTCGAGTACCGCCCGGTCCGCAAGCGCCTCCCCAAGGGCCGTCCCGGCATCACGACCTCCTTCACGGTCGGCGGCGCCGAGGGCTACATGACCGCCAACTCCTACCCGGACGACGGTCTCGGCGAGGTCTTCCTGAAGATGTCGAAGCAGGGCTCCACCCTCGCGGGCATGATGGACGCCTTCTCGATCGCCGTCTCCGTGGGCCTGCAGTACGGGGTGCCGCTGGAGACGTACGTCTCGAAGTTCACCAACATGCGCTTCGAGCCGGCCGGCATGACGGACGACCCGGACGTGCGGATGGCGCAGTCGATCGTCGACTACATCTTCCGCCGCCTGGCGCTGGACTTCCTGCCCTTCGAGACGCGCTCCGCACTCGGCATCCACTCCGCCGAGGAGCGCCAGCGTCACCTGGAGACGGGCTCCTACGAGCCCTCCGACGACGAGGTCGATGTCGAGGGCCTGGCCCAGTCCGCGCCCCGTGCGCAGGAGCTGAAGGCCGTCGCCACCCCGAAGGCCGAGGTCGAGGCGGCCAAGCCCGTCCCGAAGCAGGCCCACACCAGTGCTGAACTGGTGGAGATGCAGCTGGGCATCCAGGCGGACGCCCCTCTGTGCTTCTCCTGCGGTACGAAGATGCAGCGGGCCGGTTCCTGCTACATCTGCGAGGGCTGCGGTTCGACCAGCGGTTGCAGCTGATCCGAAGCCACGAAGGGCGGCACGGCCACCGGCCGTGCCGCCCTTCGGCGTTTTCATGGCCCTACGGAGAGCCGTTTTCGGGTGTCACGGATCTTCGGAGACGCCTGTTTCCGAAATGCGGTCCTCAGGGAGCGCGATTCAGGTGTTCTCAGGGCTGCCCATGACCCTGGCGAAGGTCGCCGGGTCCGTGTCGTAGCCGTGGATGCCCGGGTGGAAAGTCCACTCTCCGGAGTCGTCGCGTACGAACTCTCCGACGGTCGCGGCGGTTGCCCCCAGGACGTCGCCGAAGTCGTCCTCCGCGAGGACGGTGTAGCCCTCACGCATACGAAAGCCGGGATTGAGCACGCCCACGAACGTCTTGTGACCGGCGCGCTGTTGGATGAGGACCCCGACCACCACGCGCGCGTAGCGGCTGTCCAGACGGTTGAGCTCGAGCGTCATCACCTCGTCCCAGCCGAAGCCCTTGCCGTCCTTGCTGTCCCGGTTCAGATAGATGGTGCCGTCCGGCGAGCGGCTGTCGAAGTGCACTACGTAGGCCGGTTTTTCGCCCGGGGCGGCCGCCAGATACGTCGCCGCGATGATGTCGAGATCGGTCGCGGGCTGCCCCACGGGACTCGGATCCCACTTCACCGCCAGCTCGACCTTGCGGATGCCCTTGTTGAGACCGTTCACCAGATCTCCCCTCCCCGTTCCCCATCTGCTCCTGACCCAACTACCCTGTGGTCAGGGCCGGTTGTCCATCGTGCCACGCGCGCCGGGGCGCTCGCGCGGATGTACTCCGCCGGAGCGTGACCGGCGCCACGCTCCGTGGCCTTACGATGGCGCGGTGCTGGTCAAGTGGATTCGCTGCACCGTGGTGGACCGCCGCGGTTTCGAGCGGGGGCAGCGAAAGTGGGCGGGGCTTCTGGGGGAGCCGGGTTTCCGGGGACAGGGCGGGGGATGGAGCCGGGGGCGGTCCGGCGTCGCACACATCTTCGCCTTCTGGGAAAGCCGTGCCTTCTACGACTCCTTCATGGCCCGCTCCCACGACCGGCTCGCCGCCGCGCAGTCGGGTACCTTCAAGGATTCCCAGGTCAAGCTGTTCGATCACCGTTTCGACGTGAAGACCGGCTTCGAGCCCCGCTTCACGGACTCCGACCTGGTGCGCGTGGCCCACTGCCGGATCCACGAGGAGCGGGCCGAGCACTTCGCGCTGATGCAGGAGAAGGTCTGGAACCCCGCGATGGCCGGCTCGCCCGGCATGGTGCGGGGCCTGTTCGGCGAGGCGCCCGGCCATGAGTTCCTGATCCTGTCCATGTGGCAGTCGGCGGCCGAGCACGGCAAGTACCGCGCCGAGCGGGTGGAACGGCTCGCGCTGCGCGCCCAGATCGAGGCCGACGTCGCGGCCCTCGCGGGTGACATCGTGGAACTGGAGCCCAGCTGGACGGTCTGAGCGGGCCGCATCGTGTGGTTCCTGTGTGCGGGAGCCGTGTGACCTACACCGTATGGAGCCCGTACGAGTGCTCGATCGGCCGCGACACGATCTAGGGTCATTGGCATGGCACGACCACGGCGCATCGTTCTTGTCCGGCACGGCGAGTCGGTGGGCAATGCCGATGACACCGTGTACGAACGCGAGCCCGACCACGCTCTGGCGCTCACGGAGAAGGGGTGGCAGCAGGCGGAGGACACAGGCAAACAGCTGCGGGAGCTCTTCGGACGGGAGCGCGTAAGCGTTTACGTGTCCCCGTACCGCCGCACGCACGAGACATTCCGCGCCTTTCACCTCGACCCCGAGCTCGTACGGGTGCGCGAGGAGCCGCGCCTGCGCGAGCAGGACTGGGGCAACTGGCAGGACCGTGACGACGTACGTCTCCAGAAGGCGTACCGAGACGCGTACGGTCACTTCTTCTATCGCTTCGCGCAGGGCGAGTCCGGGGCCGATGTGTACGACCGGGTCGGCGGCTTCCTGGAGAGCCTGTACCGCAGCTTCGAGGCCCCCGACCACCCGCCGAACGTGCTCCTGGTGACCCATGGGCTGGCCATGCGGCTGTTCTGCATGCGCTGGTTCCACTGGACGGTCGCGGAATTCGAATCGCTGTCGAACCCGGGGAACGGGGAGACGCGGATGCTCGTTCTGGGGGAGGACGGCAGGTACACCCTTGACCGGCCTTTCGAGCAATGGCGTGATCCGGAATCGTACGGGGCCACCGGATAGAGTGGCAGGGCGATGACCGCTGACTCTTCTCCCGACGGGCGCCTGGGCCGCGCCTTGGCCAGCCTGCGCGGACTCGCGGTGGGGGACGCGCTGGGCTCGCAGTTCTTCGTGCCCGCGAACTACCCGCTGCTCAAGCGCCGTGAGCTGCCGCCCCGCCCCTGGCAGTGGACCGACGACACCGAAATGGCCTGCTCCGTAGTGGCCGTTTTGGCCGCGCACCACCGCATCGATCAGGACGAACTGGCCCGCTCCTTCGCCGAGCACCACGACTTCGACCGGGGCTACGGGCCCGCGGTCAACAGGCTGCTGCGGCTGATCCGGGAGGGCGGCGACTGGCGCGAGCTGGCATCCGCCCTCTTCAAGGGCCAGGGCTCGTGGGGCAACGGCGCCGCGATGCGGATCGCTCCCCTCGGGGCCTGGTACGCGGACGACCCGGAGCAGGCGACGCACCAGGCGGAGATCTCCGCGTACCCCACGCACCAGCACCGCGAGGCCGTGGTCGGCGCCATGGCCGTCGCCGCGGCCGCCGCGCTGGCGGCCGACCCGGCGGGCCCGCCGAGCGCCGAGGCGCTGCTCGACGGTGTCGTCGCGCTCGTGCCGCGCAGCGCCGTCGGCGCGGGGCTGCGGCGCGCCCGGGACATGCTCGACTACGGGGACGCCACGACTGTGGCCGCCGTACTGGGCTGCGGACGGCGTACGTCGGCGCACGACACCGTGCCGTTCGCGCTCTGGTCGGCGGCCCGGTCCCTCGGCGACTACGAAGAGGCCTTCTGGGTCACCGCCCAGGTAGGAGGCGACGTGGACACCACGTGCGCCATCGTGGGCGGGGTGGTCGCCGCGGGAAAGGCGGGAGCGCCACCGGCTGCCTGGGTGGAGCGCACGGAGGGGCTGCCGGACTGGGTGCCGGGTCCCGCGTACGGGCGTACGGCGAGCGGCGCGTAGGGCGGCCGTAGGGCGGCCGTGCGGAGCGCTCCATGCCCCGCGTCAAGTCCCGGAAGCCTGCCTCAGGAGCAGGCCGACCGTACGTGATGCCGATCGTCTCTGTCACAGGCTTGCTACAGCACGGCCGCCACGCCCTGAGGCGCCTTGCCTGTGCATACCCTGTCCGCCACGCCGCCTGTTGATCACTACAGGCGTGCTTCGACGAGACACCGGTCAGCAGCCTTCCGCGACAGCGGCGTGTTGAGGGCTGCCCAGGGGACCGGCTGGGAGGGGGTGCCATGTCCGACATACCGTCCGCGCCCGAGCCGAGAGGTCAGGGCCCGGCGAAGCCGAGGGATCCGGAGGCGAAGAAGCCAAGGGAGGGGGAGGAGCTGAAGGAGACCACGGGCCCGAAGGAGGCGACGGAGCCGACAGCTCCCACCGATCCGACAGCACCCACGGCCTCGGCAGATCCGGGGGAACCGGAACCGACTGGGCCGAGCCGCGAATCCAGCTCCCAGGGGGATGCCACCGAGGCGGCAGAGGCAGCGGAAGAGGAGTCCGACTGGGCCTACCCGTCGCCTACCCCCGCCCCCTGGTTGGCCGGGCTTCAGGTCAGGTCACCCGCCCCGGTGCGTACGGCGACGCTGTGGGCAGCGCTCGCCACCGGTGTGCTGAGCATGCTGCTCCTCGATGACGGCCTGGCGCTCAATCTCCTGCTGGTCGCGATACCGGCCGCGCTCGCCTCGTACTTCGCCGCGCAGGCCGCGGGACGACGCACGCGCGCGTGGACGCTGGTCTGGGGCATCGGTGGCATCGGTCTGCTCATCGTGCCTGCCCTGCGCGACGCGGACTGGCCCTCGTTCCTCGCCGTCGTCACCGCGGTCGCGCTGGGCTCGCTCGCGCTGCACGGCGGCCGTACCTGGCCCGCTGTCCTGCTCGGCCCCATCGGCGTGTTCAACGCCCTGGTCACCGGCCCCACCTGGGGCTGGCGCGGGCTGCGTGAGCGGTTCGGCGGCGCGCGCCGCGGCTTGGGTGCGGGGCTGCGTGCGCTCGCCGTGACCGCGGTCCTGCTGCTGGTCTTCGGAGCGCTGTTCGCGGGGGCCGACGCCGCCTTCGCGGATCTGCTCGGCGAACTGATGCCGGATGCGTCCGTCTCCGGCGGTCCCTGGCGCGTTGTGCTTCTGGTGCTCGGCCTGGTCGGAGCACTCGCGGCGGCCCACACGGCCGCCGCGCCCGTCCAGTGGGACAGGGTCGAAGTGCCCAAGGGCCGCCCGCGCGGCCGCTTGGAGTGGGCGCTGCCGCTGATCGTGCTCACCGTGCTCTTCGCGGCCTTCAACGCCGTCCAGCTCGCCGTGTTGTTCGGCGGCTACGACGCCGTACTGAAGAAGACCGGTCAGACGTACGCCGAATACGCGCGCCAGGGCTTCTGGCAGCTCCTGCTCGTCACGCTCCTGACCCTGCTCGTCATCGTGTTCGCGCTGCGCTGGGCGCCGCGCGACGAGGCGCGCGACCGGAAGCTGGTGCGGGGCGTGCTCGGAACTCTGTGCGGGCTGGCGCTCGTTGTCGTCGCATCGGCGGTGCGACGTATGGACATGTATGTGGAGGCCTATGGACTGACGCGGCTGAGGGTGTCGGTGGTGGCCGTGGAGCTCTGGCTCGGCCTGGTCATCGTGCTCATCATGGCGGCCGGGGTCTGGGGTGCCCGCTGGCTGCCGCGTGCCGTCGCGGCCAGTGCGGCGGCCGGTGTGCTCGCGTTCGGACTGATGTCGCCGGACGCTCTGATCGCCGAGCGCAACGTCCAGCGGTACGAGGACACGGGCAAGTTCGACCTCGAGTACGCGCGCGGTCTGTCCGCCGACGCCGTACCGGCCCTCGACAAGCTGAAGGAACCGCTGCGTTCCTGCGCGCTGAGCTCCGTCGCAGACGAACTGGGAGAGGACGAGGGCCTCTGGTATGCCACCAGTTGGGGCGAGGCACACGCCCGGGACATCCTTCGCGACCGGCCGCCGTCGAAGGACCCGGACTGGAGCGTGTGCAGCCGGGTGGCGGACGACCTGATGTACCGGTGAGCGCCCGCTCCCACCGTTCGGTCTAGGGGCGCGCCCTCGGTGTCGTACTGCG harbors:
- a CDS encoding DUF4153 domain-containing protein; this translates as MSDIPSAPEPRGQGPAKPRDPEAKKPREGEELKETTGPKEATEPTAPTDPTAPTASADPGEPEPTGPSRESSSQGDATEAAEAAEEESDWAYPSPTPAPWLAGLQVRSPAPVRTATLWAALATGVLSMLLLDDGLALNLLLVAIPAALASYFAAQAAGRRTRAWTLVWGIGGIGLLIVPALRDADWPSFLAVVTAVALGSLALHGGRTWPAVLLGPIGVFNALVTGPTWGWRGLRERFGGARRGLGAGLRALAVTAVLLLVFGALFAGADAAFADLLGELMPDASVSGGPWRVVLLVLGLVGALAAAHTAAAPVQWDRVEVPKGRPRGRLEWALPLIVLTVLFAAFNAVQLAVLFGGYDAVLKKTGQTYAEYARQGFWQLLLVTLLTLLVIVFALRWAPRDEARDRKLVRGVLGTLCGLALVVVASAVRRMDMYVEAYGLTRLRVSVVAVELWLGLVIVLIMAAGVWGARWLPRAVAASAAAGVLAFGLMSPDALIAERNVQRYEDTGKFDLEYARGLSADAVPALDKLKEPLRSCALSSVADELGEDEGLWYATSWGEAHARDILRDRPPSKDPDWSVCSRVADDLMYR